The DNA window AATCATAGATACCAGATCCTTACGTCCAAACCTTATCATGAGTAGTAAAGCAACATTTCTTATAGGAACTAATAAAAAGCTAAACTTTATAGGTTTTTCTATTAATAATGAAAAGCTAAATCTTTATAGGTTTTTCTATTAAAGAAGAACCCTTTAGGATGACAAATTATAACACAACTGTTGTCCCATATAATTTGTGACCAATAATGCATTAGCTATGttgaatatttaattaaagaaaaaaataataattatgaaattCAATATTACAAGTGCTCATTGTCTTGTTATAAATATGACATGACACAACAGTTTTGTTAGATAAACTCTCCTTTAGGATTCACCATGAACATTCTCTGAATCACCAACATAATATGGTAAATAACTTACCTTGTTCAAACACAGACTCCTTGTATGCATAAAACTCATATGTCCATCTAAAAGATTTTGTTATCTTCTAGATGATGACGAGATACTCCTATTAAACGACATCTTCTACGAAACAGGAATCCTAATCTTATTTGAACTCTAGTAGGTATGCCATATACTCACCATTATATAATGGGCACCAAGTATGCCTACATTGTCATTATTTACCCGACATGCTCGTAACCTATTTGTAAGCCTAAACTGTCTTTATCATTGGAGTGTTCATCAGACAATCAACGTGTAATTAGCATTTCTAACCCTTTTTTGCTCATCGGAatcttgttttaaaaatttgtgcACAAAGTAAATTTTTGTAATTAGTTGTTTTTGGggataatgttataaaaattcagtaactttacaaatttttttttttattttaatcacgccggttgaaaatcatcattttcCTACaccaactatcaattttttttttcaaattcatacaccgttcaaaaatccggCGAAAATTCTTACACGTCACTATCCGGTTCGTTATGAGATGTCACTATCTAATTGCCAactcaacaattttttttggatttttgaaCGATGTatggtttaaaaaaattgatagtccgtgtatgaaaatgacattttttaaacggcgtgattaaaatgagtgtaaaattagtgaaatttaataacattaattcTGTTTTTTTCTCTTAGAATAATTATGTAAAAATCTCAAAGACAATTTATTATCCAGCAGCACAAATGATCCATCACTGTTGTAGAGGTATACCATCTCCGGACATTAAACTCCCTGgatcactcaagtctcaggaaatttcaaaaagatcacaaagtcaattttcttacaaagttgtcactgaactataccttttattacaaaaatatttctattaatacgaaaagaacactaaactttttgtgaactacgaaaaaatcattgggttattccttttattacaaaaaggtcactgaactatgtttctttttgtaattttggcttgccatgtaagcaaaaatgttaggtttttacgtcgttttatataGGTGAAcccttttataataaaatgtatagttcagtgaccattttataagaaaattgactttagtaatttttttgaaatctgagacttgagtgacacagagagtttaatatcccacCATCTCAAATGGCTCTATAAAAATGAGTCACCACCAAGCTTTAAACTTACAAATTCAAAAACAGAGTTGAGTATTACACCACAAAAATGGCCATACTTGCGGACATAGGTTTTCCGATTGTTCTAATTTCACTCGCCTTTCTTTGGTTTTGGTGGTGCAATAGAAAATCATTACACATAGATTGGCCTGTTTTCGGAATGTTCCCAGGGCTCCTCCGAAGCTTACATCGTGCCCACTCTTCCATCACATACATTCTTCAGCAAAGTGGCGGCACATTTCTGTTTAAAGGGCCCTGGTTCAGCCGCATGGACTATCTGGTCACGAGCGATCCAGCGATCGTTCACTACACTCTGAGCAAAAACTTCGCCAACTACCAAAAAGGAGCCAATATGAAGCAGATTTTCGAGGCTCTCGGTGATGGGATTTTCAACGTCGACTCGGATGAATGGAAGTTACAAAGAAAACAGATTCACTCTGTAATTCAACATAGGAGCTTCGATGGAGCCGTAAAAAGAGTTCTGGAGGAGAAGATCTTGAATGGGCTGTTCACAGTTTTGGACAATGCTTCGGAGCAAGAATGTTCGATTGATATTCAAGATGTGTTTCAGCGGTTTAGTTTTGATTGTATTTGTATGTTGGTTCTCAACTATGATCCCAAGTGTGTGTCTGTTGATTTTCCTCAAGTTCCGTTCGAAAAAGCTTTCGATACGATTGAGAAGGTTATATTTAATCGTCACGTCGTGCCGATGAGCGTGTGGAAGTTGCAGAGATGGTTTCAGATTGGTGAAGAGAAGAAGATGAGGAAAGCTTGGGAGACCTTTGATCATTTTGTGGAGCAatgcatttcaagaaaacaagaTGAGTTAATAAACAATGCTCAAATGGAAACAGAGAATTTCGATTTGCTAACATATTTTTTGACAGAGTCCACCACAACCAGGTTTGATCATAGCGTACTCAAAAACTTTCTTTATATggaaacatatttttttatttttattgtttgttattttcattaataaaaagaaaaattattgcacacaaccgttgcgccatgtcatttgtgtaacaaaccaattgtgcgttagccatgtggaaaattgaatgataaaaaaaataagtaataattaaaaaattccctatcgcaaatgctcattagcttgatgtaaaaatgacgtggcgcaacggttgcatgggataaacactctaataaaaaataagaaaacctTTTAAAGAAATTATACCATTATATCATTAAAAGACAAACGTTCTCGACTTCgttagaaattataaaaaataaaaaatttgcaaatctatcaaatttgacaattttgTTGGACATTCTTTTAATTTTCCATAATCAATTAACTCCTTAATTAACAACCTACTAACTTCATTTTCAAAGTTGCaaaatccaattttatttttttatatatctcaGTGGTTGAAAGGAAAAATGAAGCATGTTTGGAACTCAAAAAATGAGTCTTGTATTGCGGTAAAATATCGGctcaattaaactaattatgaaaaattggctaaatttttaatgaatttgtaaaattggaatagatttgtaaattttaaaagtttcagataaatttataaaaaaaaaaatcggctTTTCAAACCATTAAGCCATGGTAATTGAGATGTCAGGTAGTTGagataaattgtaattttatgttttttttctctaatttgGAATGCCATGTAAggataattaaattgattttataaaatacgatagatttacaataaattttaaactgaggtaaatattaaaaatttaaatgctaaaaatttgcaaaaaaaagaaaaagaaaaaaaaaatttgactttttGACATCCATGGTCCATCTTTTTCTTTGATATAAGGTTCATGAGATTTTTTGAAAGGTTTCAACATGAGacgttatttttaaaattttcacatTTAGAAAAATCCTCACTCGAGCCGTGTAGGTCGTTT is part of the Mercurialis annua linkage group LG3, ddMerAnnu1.2, whole genome shotgun sequence genome and encodes:
- the LOC126674897 gene encoding alkane hydroxylase MAH1-like, with product MAILADIGFPIVLISLAFLWFWWCNRKSLHIDWPVFGMFPGLLRSLHRAHSSITYILQQSGGTFLFKGPWFSRMDYLVTSDPAIVHYTLSKNFANYQKGANMKQIFEALGDGIFNVDSDEWKLQRKQIHSVIQHRSFDGAVKRVLEEKILNGLFTVLDNASEQECSIDIQDVFQRFSFDCICMLVLNYDPKCVSVDFPQVPFEKAFDTIEKVIFNRHVVPMSVWKLQRWFQIGEEKKMRKAWETFDHFVEQCISRKQDELINNAQMETENFDLLTYFLTESTTTRSVNVRHPEEEDDKHRERAKSKKYLRDMTCNLLLAGRDTVGAGLVWLIWLIATHPHVENKILDEIKPCLKGANRSSVLVSFEKLNKLVYLHAAICETLRLYPPIPFEVKVPIDEDILPGGHRVSSNIKILYSLYSMGRMEEIWGKDCLEFKPERWISERGEIKHVPSYKFLAFNAGPRSCLGKDLGLMEMKLVASSILWNYCIQVVENHPVNPSLSMVLYMKNGLKVRVSKRHAPSD